A window of the Paenibacillus woosongensis genome harbors these coding sequences:
- a CDS encoding pentapeptide repeat-containing protein, giving the protein MKKCCVIKISLLRTRLFEGHAEYMLEVFDHETLGSTKISPYRYEARWVHDYFKAWSQACENKRKEYMGIIPPQSLDYWRREQVDPFHVYMVHAVRHAVDRLISLPSYQELAKDTQFEICVGEYGDIDLSESVYCCNSRQKSSTACKQWLDKKMEHEYVYEHIAGVDISNGNYEGIQLNFTRLERVKLSGSHLQSSYLLSSKFESCDCSEVDFYGSVMFDASFRECNLERACFDEITGGRDVMNENYGLMFGIHGVQFQGANLRAASFQNAVIAGDFRGALLEGTDFTGADLAGSTMLSRDQSLVSLSESQRQSIVWVEE; this is encoded by the coding sequence TTTTGATCACGAAACTTTAGGTAGTACTAAGATTTCACCTTATAGATATGAGGCAAGGTGGGTTCATGACTATTTCAAGGCTTGGAGTCAAGCTTGTGAGAACAAACGGAAGGAGTATATGGGAATTATTCCGCCGCAATCGTTGGATTACTGGAGAAGGGAGCAAGTAGATCCATTTCACGTGTATATGGTTCATGCCGTGCGGCATGCTGTGGATCGTTTGATTAGCCTCCCCTCTTACCAGGAGCTTGCTAAAGATACGCAATTCGAAATCTGTGTAGGCGAGTACGGGGACATTGACTTAAGCGAATCCGTTTATTGCTGCAACAGCCGGCAAAAATCATCGACTGCCTGTAAACAGTGGTTAGATAAAAAGATGGAACATGAATATGTCTATGAACATATTGCGGGTGTAGATATTTCAAATGGCAATTACGAGGGGATTCAGCTCAATTTCACGAGACTTGAGAGAGTTAAGCTTTCAGGAAGTCATTTACAGAGCAGCTATTTATTAAGCAGCAAATTCGAATCGTGTGATTGCTCAGAAGTTGATTTTTACGGCAGCGTCATGTTCGATGCTTCCTTTCGAGAATGCAACCTGGAGCGAGCTTGTTTTGACGAAATTACCGGTGGCCGCGACGTTATGAACGAAAACTATGGACTCATGTTTGGCATTCATGGCGTCCAATTCCAAGGCGCTAATTTGCGAGCAGCGAGTTTTCAAAATGCGGTTATCGCTGGTGATTTTAGAGGGGCTCTGCTGGAGGGAACCGATTTTACCGGAGCAGATCTAGCGGGAAGCACGATGTTAAGCCGTGATCAATCTCTAGTCTCACTATCTGAGAGCCAGCGGCAATCAATCGTTTGGGTAGAGGAGTGA
- a CDS encoding DUF4280 domain-containing protein produces MDKIYTSFLKQSTISELMNAPWRTESKRETYVTRGAYMYCTMGTHEEVLNQLEPNGVYINQNKMMTVKDCVTSKSEEKTFRGFPIEELKGEMDGNFYSFGFCRSPQNPMKIAHVATGDSGPSYIYNYDPDTKVMPPPEEQYKIFPCVPKLIPHLKTGPIGFDEGMNTSVKRVPNLVEIMSSLAKLSEGVEWDNGSSNVMIDGVPALTTKSCLTCKYGGKIQILTNGMEPTPPEFLER; encoded by the coding sequence GTGGATAAAATCTACACGAGCTTTTTAAAACAAAGCACGATAAGTGAATTAATGAACGCCCCTTGGAGGACGGAAAGCAAGCGGGAAACCTATGTAACTCGAGGAGCTTACATGTATTGTACGATGGGAACCCATGAAGAAGTGCTAAATCAGCTTGAACCAAACGGCGTGTATATTAACCAAAATAAGATGATGACCGTAAAAGATTGCGTAACGTCAAAATCAGAAGAAAAAACCTTTCGGGGATTTCCGATTGAGGAGCTTAAGGGTGAAATGGATGGAAACTTTTATTCTTTTGGTTTTTGTCGAAGCCCGCAAAATCCAATGAAAATAGCCCATGTGGCGACAGGAGATTCGGGACCAAGTTATATATACAACTACGATCCAGATACCAAGGTTATGCCTCCTCCTGAAGAACAATATAAAATTTTCCCATGTGTTCCTAAATTGATTCCTCACTTAAAGACAGGACCAATAGGATTTGATGAGGGAATGAATACTTCTGTGAAGAGGGTTCCTAATCTTGTAGAAATCATGTCGAGTTTAGCCAAACTTTCGGAAGGGGTAGAGTGGGACAACGGAAGTTCAAATGTCATGATCGATGGAGTACCCGCACTTACCACAAAGTCATGTTTAACTTGCAAATATGGAGGGAAGATTCAGATCTTAACGAACGGAATGGAACCAACGCCTCCCGAATTTCTAGAAAGATAA